TCGGCAGCATCATTTCTTCTTTTATCTTCTCTATTCTGAATAGCATACAAACTATGGTCGTTCCCATTAAAATTATAGGCTTTTAATGTTTCTTTAAACTCATAATTTTCTGGATTTGGAGACGTATGCCACCCCCATTCGGATTGGGTTCCTAAGGGTACTCCTTTTTCATAAAATTCGGGAAACGATTGTAGCCCAGTAACATCGACCGTAAAAGCAAACTTCCCGTTGCCAACATTTAAAGATCCAAGTGTATCAATTGCTGAAATTTTCACATGATGCCTTGTTACGACTGCTTTTCTATCAATTTTTTCTGGTTCAGAATCTTTCTCTTTACAAGTAAAAAGACTTGTAAAAAGTAATATTAAAAATATAAGGACGTTTGATTTTTTCATTATTAAACAGCGTTAATTAGTTATATATTATTTACGATTTTAAAAAATTTACTCATGTTGCCAATCATTGAAGTGTTTTAGACTATTTTAACCCGTTGGGTGTAATTGCTTTATCAATACTAATTTTTATATAAATTGTCACATTGAGCTTGTCGAAATGCATCTTCTAGTGTCTTCGACAGGCTCAGACTGACACTTAAGTACTAAATTGACTTTAAATTATAATCAAAATTCGTTATAAATTAAATTTTATTAATTTCACCCAACGGATTATTTTGTGCTCTTAACAAAGGCAACATCATCAATCTGGCATGCAGCATTCGCAATTCCTTCAACCATAAAACCAATGTCAACTTTTCCATTCGACACATATATATCATCTATTTCTATAGGTGTCCATGACGTATTTTGTTCAATGACATTTAAAAACTTTATCTGGCCTCCACTTTCCGCATACATGTTCAGTTTACTAAATCCATTCGTGTTCTTAATTTTAGCTGATAGTTTATAAGACCCTTCTTCCAATTTTACAAACGGACTGGATTCAATCGTTTGGTAAATTTTCCTTTTAAACTTGATAACATCAGAAATATTCAAGCTTTTTTCGCCTATAACATGTTTTCTGTCTTCTTCCGTATTAAAATAGTTTAGAACAGGAGATTCATCAGAGCCAACCACGATGACATTCCCTTCATATATTTTTGTAAACCACCCCTTCAACTGCTCTTGTATTGGTTTTACTGGACTTGGAACATGTCTACGATCCGCTTCGAAACTCCCGTTTTTAACATAGTTATTATCAGCTGCCACATCCCAATTTCCTGTAGAGATATCAAAATTCCACGAATGTAATGAATTGAAGTAAGGCACATCAGCCTCGAAAGTTATTGGGCACCATTGGTTGTAACCTAAACCATTTCCTGCAAAATTCGCCCATCTATCTCCACAATAGATAACTAACTCTTGGTTATTTGTTTTAAGTGTGGTAAAAAAACCTGTTTGTGTAACATGGGCATAGTCATCCATAGAACCAGGTGTGATTAGCATTTTATTTTCCGGTAAATAAGGCCCTCTAATATCATCAGCCACAAGATAATAGGCATAAGACGAATCCCAACCATACAGGTTTGATGCAAACAGGTAATATTTGCCTTTATATTTAAACATACAGTTTCCTTCTCGACCAGCCCCTTTAAAAACTTGTGTGCAATCCAATAGATTTACCATGCCATCTTTAACACCAATTTCAGAGATATAAATTTTATGACGCCCTTTTCCGTAAGAGTAAACAAGATATGAAATACCCGTGTCTTCATCTGTAAAAACCGTTTGGTCACCCGTGTTTGAAGTGCCAATCATACTTTCCATACTTATTCTTTGATGCCACTTAAATGGTCCTGTTGGACTGTCTGAAACTGTTATTAAAACCTCATTATTGTGTTGAATAAACATAGCATATTTTTTCAACTCGCTTATATAGGCAACCCCTAATCGTCCCATCCACCCTGTACGACTGAAATTTTGATCAACTTCTTCTTTGGTTAGAACAGGTTTTTCAGATTCCCAGTTTACTAAATCTGTGGAAGTATAACAAGTTACAGACACAAAATTAGCATGAGGTTGTGTTATAGACGGATCGTTTCGATAAAGTTCTGCTTCTTTATAATGAACACCATACCAGTAGTATTTTTCAAGATTTGTATTAGAATCTACAAATTTAAAAATCCCTCCGCCCTGACTATAGATAGGCTCTCCGCTTTTAGTATCCCAAAACCTGTCATTTTTAATATTTAGCGTTTGAGACGTTAAAATAACTATTGGACAAAATGATAACAATATCGTTAATAATAAGGTTTGCTTAGAATGAAGGTTTGTTCCTTTTGGTTTAATATGGTTCATAATATATTATTTTAACAGTTAAGAATCTTATTTTTACGCTTGCTTTTGTTTTACCTCACCCATAACTGCCTTTTCGGGCAGTTCTGACCTCTCCAAAGGAGAGGTGAATGGGAACCCCAAGGCAGAGCCTTCGGGGTATTATTTAGACTAATTTCTTACTAATGTGACACTCATCAATCCAATGACCACTTCATTAGCAACCGCTTTTAATTGGATATTTTTCAAGGTTTTGTTTGGGTTTAACGGCAAATCCAATATGGTAGCTGCTCCACCATTTATACCAAAGTCCGTAAATCCTTTCATAGGTTCAAAATCTTTAAAATCTCTGGTAATGACTCCCGATTTTAAATATACTCTTGGTGGTTTTGGTGCATCGGTTGTAAATGCTAAACCATCAATAAAATAATCTTGCTCTATGGGCCACCAATTTTCAGGATTTTTTAATTCTAAGGCATCCATCGTTCCATCCGTATAAGTAACCTCAACGACACCATTAACAAATCTGCTTTGCATAGGATTTGTGGTTCCAGCCATCATGAAATAGGCATGAGAGGCTTTTCCAAAAAGTGGGATTTCAATTGATTTTGGAAAATTATCCCATTGCGATACAAAAGCAATATTATTTTTATCTGTGCTAGATGGTGTGGCAAAAGGAATATTTTGTGGTGTTATAATGGTGTTGTTCTTACCTGCTTTTTCTCTTAACCCAGAATCCACAATGATTGGTTTTATGTAAGGATAGCACCAATTACCAATACCTTGTGTCGGTAGCTGCAAGGTTGGGGATGTGGGTCGCGGACTTAAATACTTTTCTTCAAAAATATTGGTTACTTTACTGTTGAAAATAGTTTCTAAGGAAATCTTTTCAAACGTGGTGTTTGAAGGCCATTTTTCATCCCAATTCTGGAATTTTTCAAATTTATTTTCTTCAGGTTTTACATTTAAATGAATGGGTTGCCACCAAAATAGGTCGTTTTGTTTCAATTGAACAAAAAAGGTTTTGTTACCTTCTTTGGCTTTTATAGTAAAATTTACTTGACGTACTTGTTTATCAATATTTGAAATAGCTGATTGTGGGTCATAAACTTTAATAATTTCGGCTTTTGAAGTTTTAAATTGAAGTTTTTTGTTTTGATACCCTTCAAACTCAAACTTGGGTTGTTCAAGCTTTTCTTCTTTTAACTTTATTTCGATGGCATAGTGCTTTTGATATGGGCTTTCAACAACAACCTTTGGGTTACCAATGGCCGTTTCATCAAATTTCCATGAAACGTTTTCGCCATTTATTTTAATGTATTCAATCCCTTCATTTAAAACATCTAAAGAAAAATGAAGTGCCATTTCCTTTTCAAATCTAGAATTGATTATATATTTTAACATGTTTTCTTTTTCCGCGAAAGCGATAGAAATATCGGGAATATCCAATGAAGCCTCCTTCCAATCTTTAGGGAATCCTGGTTTTATAACCAAGGTATTTTCAATAGCGTTAGGCTGAATACCAAACAAACCTTCTACCAAACTGCGGGCAGCCATACCTATAGGGTCGGCAAAATCTCGGTACAAATCGCCACGAATGGCATCGTAATACGATAACTGCTGAAATCCGCCTGGTGAAGCCCCCAAGTACATGCTTTCGACCAAAGCGCTTTCCCATAATTTAAAGGCTTCTTCACTTCTACCTCCTTGCCAATATGCCAAAGCGGTATGCAAATTTTCGGCTAATGCTACGTTGTTAACAGACCACGTATAGGGTTGCCAATTGGTAGTGGAAATTAATGCCAAATTAATTTGTGGTAAGCCTTCTGCTTTTACGGGAATATGTGGAATCTCAGTATCTATATATCGTAATGATTGATAGGATTGAAACGTGTTTCCAACCTGTTCGTCTAAAGCGTGATAGATGGTCCAAATCCCTGGATTATCGTGCACTAATTGGTTTCCTAATAAATCTTTATACTCAGCAAAAACACCTTTTTCCGCAACCCATAATTTAGTCTC
This genomic window from Mariniflexile sp. TRM1-10 contains:
- a CDS encoding family 43 glycosylhydrolase, whose protein sequence is MNHIKPKGTNLHSKQTLLLTILLSFCPIVILTSQTLNIKNDRFWDTKSGEPIYSQGGGIFKFVDSNTNLEKYYWYGVHYKEAELYRNDPSITQPHANFVSVTCYTSTDLVNWESEKPVLTKEEVDQNFSRTGWMGRLGVAYISELKKYAMFIQHNNEVLITVSDSPTGPFKWHQRISMESMIGTSNTGDQTVFTDEDTGISYLVYSYGKGRHKIYISEIGVKDGMVNLLDCTQVFKGAGREGNCMFKYKGKYYLFASNLYGWDSSYAYYLVADDIRGPYLPENKMLITPGSMDDYAHVTQTGFFTTLKTNNQELVIYCGDRWANFAGNGLGYNQWCPITFEADVPYFNSLHSWNFDISTGNWDVAADNNYVKNGSFEADRRHVPSPVKPIQEQLKGWFTKIYEGNVIVVGSDESPVLNYFNTEEDRKHVIGEKSLNISDVIKFKRKIYQTIESSPFVKLEEGSYKLSAKIKNTNGFSKLNMYAESGGQIKFLNVIEQNTSWTPIEIDDIYVSNGKVDIGFMVEGIANAACQIDDVAFVKSTK
- a CDS encoding DUF4450 domain-containing protein: MNLLKNFIKSIGLFFFIGATWQVAAQEITTSNTEIRKIHYAPEGESFILKNGSRKFNRALYGTHTGFRVETGDLPEFALYMPGMGGNFKLGIVTKTISKWLTESDSIHTTYIPGTMLYEIRDSLLQNGVIKIQVVAHAENEAMILKVETENIPENIELIWVYGGASGKKFSRDGDVGADPESVFYLQPEYCVNNQYTLQKDGFVLYFGSENNKQKTGNNRNIIGYFPKSETKLVEVNPEKNPIELFQSKVKTLPVVIGKINLNSKDKLLWKLESNDAVNAISQIQIENEFNQALQKVKQLRSRVTLKTPDAYINTLGGALAVAGDAIWESPAYLHGAIAWRMHLNAWRGAYVANPLGWHDRAKAHFESYGNSQVLEPEMGPVVLDSSRNFARQKEVLGTAMFSRGYISRRPNNNTIAHHYDMNSVFINQLLRGYQWTGDLEFMQKMWPVVKRHIAWEKRNFDADNDGLYDAYATIWASDALQYSGGGVTYASAYNYSCNLLAASIATLLNENPKPYLDEAKQIKSAIETKLWVAEKGVFAEYKDLLGNQLVHDNPGIWTIYHALDEQVGNTFQSYQSLRYIDTEIPHIPVKAEGLPQINLALISTTNWQPYTWSVNNVALAENLHTALAYWQGGRSEEAFKLWESALVESMYLGASPGGFQQLSYYDAIRGDLYRDFADPIGMAARSLVEGLFGIQPNAIENTLVIKPGFPKDWKEASLDIPDISIAFAEKENMLKYIINSRFEKEMALHFSLDVLNEGIEYIKINGENVSWKFDETAIGNPKVVVESPYQKHYAIEIKLKEEKLEQPKFEFEGYQNKKLQFKTSKAEIIKVYDPQSAISNIDKQVRQVNFTIKAKEGNKTFFVQLKQNDLFWWQPIHLNVKPEENKFEKFQNWDEKWPSNTTFEKISLETIFNSKVTNIFEEKYLSPRPTSPTLQLPTQGIGNWCYPYIKPIIVDSGLREKAGKNNTIITPQNIPFATPSSTDKNNIAFVSQWDNFPKSIEIPLFGKASHAYFMMAGTTNPMQSRFVNGVVEVTYTDGTMDALELKNPENWWPIEQDYFIDGLAFTTDAPKPPRVYLKSGVITRDFKDFEPMKGFTDFGINGGAATILDLPLNPNKTLKNIQLKAVANEVVIGLMSVTLVRN